ATAGTGGCCTAGTGCGCCCGCCTGCTAAGCGGGTTGGGGGTGATGAGCTCCCTCGTGGGTTCGAATCCCACTTCCTCCGCCATTACAAAAATCATGAAAACATCGATTGAAACAAAACTAAATAACTATTTCATTTGGAATATTGGATGCCAAATGAATGTAGCTGATGCAAACCGACTAGAAAGTGGATTTCATCATATTGGCCTAGAAAACACTGAAAACGTTAACGATGCTGATATTATTGTATTAAATAGTTGTGTTGTAAGACAAAGTGCAGAAGATAAAGTCCATGGCATGTTAACTTCACTCAGGCACATAAAAGACACCCACCCCTCCAAAATAATTGCATTGATGGGATGTTTAGTAGGGCCAAACTCTGAAAAACTCCAAAAACGATATCCACATGTTGATATATTCATGAGACCACAACAATTCAAACCTTTATTTGATTTAATTAATACTGTCGATGAAATTGATGTGGATGGTTGTATAAACACATTATCACCCGTTAATCCAAGCGTAACCGCTTTTGTTCCAATTATTCACGGCTGTGATAAATTCTGTACATTTTGTATTATTCCCTACAGAAGAGGAAGAGAAGTAAGTAGGCCAATTGAGGATATAGTAAAAGAAGTAGAACTACTTTCTCTTCGGAATGTTAAAGAAGTAACTTTACTTGGGCAAAATGTCGATTCTTATGGCCATGATTTTATAGATAAAAAAGACCTTGCTGACTTATTTTATGCAGTCAATGAAATAAAAGGTATTGAAAGAATAAGATTTCTAACTTCCCATCCTAATGATATGAGTGACAAAATTATTGATGCAATAAATTCTATTGATAAAGTATGTGAACATATAAATTTACCATTTCAGGCTGGTGATGATGAAATATTAACAGTCATGAGAAGAGGGTATAATATTGATTCATATCTTCGATTGGTAGAAAAAATACGCACTAGAGTAAAAAATGTTTCAATGAGTACTGACTTGATTGTTGGTTTTCCCGGCGAATCTGATCAGGCATTTAAAAATTCTCTGAAAGTACTAGAGGAAGTAAAATTCGACAAAGTACACTCAGCTTGTTATTCAACCAGAGAAGGAACTATTGCAAGCAGAAAATTAATTGATAATGTCCCTATAAAAGAGAAAAAAGAGCGTTTATCCCAAGTTGATTCTCTTCAAAAGGATATAGTAACCACAATTAATGCTAAACTTCTGGATAGTACACAAGAAGTACTTGTTGAAAAACTTGAGAATGATCAATGGCAAGGAAGAAATCGCAATGATAAACTCGTGTTCTTTGAGTCAACAAATGATGTGAATTTGATTGGCAAAACTGTGAATTTGTCAATTGATAAAACTTCTCCTTGGTATTTACACGCTACTGAAAAAATTAAGACTTGAGGATTTGTGGAATATGTCATATACTGACTTTCCAATTTGGAATCTTATGTATGGTATAATAATCGGACAATGACTACTTCAGAAACTGAACGAATAGTACAAGCAGAAGAAAACTATAAAAAGGATCCTTTGTATATCCCATTAACTGAACTCGAGCAATCTGCTTTTTGCCAAACTGAAAATAATCTTATTACAAAACCTTTAAAAGAAGAACTTCAATCAACTTGGATTAACTGGCAAAAGATTCCTGAATCTTACCAAAACTTAGATGCCAATGAACTTGATCGAAGAATATTAAAATCCAAAGCAGTCTTAGGTAAAGATCTCGTTGTATTGGGTCACCACTACCAACGAGATGAAGTAATAAAATATGCTGACATCACTGGCGACTCATATTTACTTTCATTAGAAGCATCTCGGCAAAACGCCCCTTACGTTGTTTTTTGTGGAGTACACTTTATGGCAGAAACAGCCGATATATTAACTTCATCTGACCAAACTGTTATTCTTCCCAATATGGCTGCAGGATGTTCAATGGCCGATATGGCAAAAACAAATGATGTAAACGACGCCTGGGATGATATTCAAACAATTACAACCGCTGTAACACCAGTTACATATATGAATTCTACTGCTTCAATTAAATCACTATGTGGCGAAAATAATGGTGTTGTTTGTACGTCTTCAAATGCCCAAGCAGTGTTTGAATGGGCTTTCAATCAAAATGAAAAGATATTTTTCTTACCTGATGAGCATTTGGGTAGAAACACTGGGCGAAAATTAGGCATTCCTGAATCGCAAATGGTAGTTTGGAATCCTTTTAAACCAATGGGGGGATTAACCAAAGAAGAAATTCTATCTGCAAAAATACTGCTTTGGAAAGGGCATTGTTCAGTACACACTAGATTTAATATAACTCAAATAAATAATGCACGTGAAAAATTTCCTGACGTCACTGTTTTAGTTCACCCTGAATGCACAAACGAAGTTGTTAATGCTGCAGATTTAAATGGATCTACTGAATTTATTATAGACACTGTAAACAACAGTAAACCTGGTAGTATTTTTGCAATTGGTACAGAAATAAACCTTGTAAATCGGCTAGCTAATAATAATCCTGACAAACAAATATTTTGTCTTGATTCTATGGTATGTCCTTGTGCAACAATGTATAGAGTCCATCCGGCATATCTTTGCTGGGTTCTTGATTCTATCATTGAAGGAAAACCTACTAATATAATTAATGTAGATGAAAAGACTAGCAATTTTGCAAAACTATCAGTAAACAGAATGTTAGAAATCAAATAACTGATATATAACAATTTTATGTTATTAATTAATTCTCAAATAAAAACAATAATCAATGAAGCATTAGTTGAAGATTGTTATACACAAGATTACACCACAAATAGTCTGGTTGATTCGGAGTTAATGGGTTCGGCTATAATAAAGGCCAAAACAAACGGCGTAATATGTGGAATACCTCTTGCAACTGCAATTTTTCACCATGTTGATCCCAATTTAGAAATTAAACCCCTTATTGAAGATGGAGAAATTGTTGATAAAAATACATCCATACTACATATTAAAGGTAAAATTTCTAGTATTTTAATTTCTGAAAGAACTGTTTTAAACTTCTTACAACGCCTAAGTGGTATTGCTAGTGAAACCAATAAATATGTTGTAGAAATATCAGATATAAACTGTAAAATAATAGATACAAGAAAAACTACACCAGGCCTAAGACAATTGGAGAAATATGCTGTTAGAACTGGCGGCGCATCAAATCATAGAATGAACTTAAGTGATGGAATCCTCATCAAGGATAACCACATTGAAGCTTTAAAAACAAAAGGTCTCTCATTAAAAGAAGGCGTAATTATTGCAAAAAATAAAGCTCCCCACACTCTTAAAGTTGAGGTAGAAACAGAAAATCTCAAACAAGTACAAGAAGCTATTGACGCTGGGGCCGATATAATTATGTTAGATAATATGGATATTCCTACCATTCAAAAAGCTGTTGCACTAATCAATAAAAGAGCAATAATAGAAGTTTCTGGGGGAGTGAACTTGTCAACAGTTCGTAAAATTGCAGAACAGGGTGTTGATTTAATATCTGTAGGAGCTATCACTCATTCATTTTCGTCTTTGGATATCAGTTTAGACATAGAAAATTATATAAATTAATAATCATAATAAGTAGAATTATATCTATGGAAATTGCAGAAAATGTACATCGAGTTGACGACACTTCAGGAAGTAATTGTATATTACTTCTAGATACAAATATAGCAGTTGTGGATACTGGAAATCCTGGCAATGCACAAACTATAGTAAATTATGTTAAAAGCTTAGGTAGAAAACCAGAAGAAATTAAAAATATTATCCTAACCCATTTTCATCACGACCATTCAGGTGGTGCACAAGAACTTCACAAACTTACTGGTGCATCAATTACTGCACATAGGGGCGAAATACTAAAAAACAAT
This SAR202 cluster bacterium DNA region includes the following protein-coding sequences:
- the miaB gene encoding tRNA (N6-isopentenyl adenosine(37)-C2)-methylthiotransferase MiaB, coding for MSSLVGSNPTSSAITKIMKTSIETKLNNYFIWNIGCQMNVADANRLESGFHHIGLENTENVNDADIIVLNSCVVRQSAEDKVHGMLTSLRHIKDTHPSKIIALMGCLVGPNSEKLQKRYPHVDIFMRPQQFKPLFDLINTVDEIDVDGCINTLSPVNPSVTAFVPIIHGCDKFCTFCIIPYRRGREVSRPIEDIVKEVELLSLRNVKEVTLLGQNVDSYGHDFIDKKDLADLFYAVNEIKGIERIRFLTSHPNDMSDKIIDAINSIDKVCEHINLPFQAGDDEILTVMRRGYNIDSYLRLVEKIRTRVKNVSMSTDLIVGFPGESDQAFKNSLKVLEEVKFDKVHSACYSTREGTIASRKLIDNVPIKEKKERLSQVDSLQKDIVTTINAKLLDSTQEVLVEKLENDQWQGRNRNDKLVFFESTNDVNLIGKTVNLSIDKTSPWYLHATEKIKT
- the nadA gene encoding quinolinate synthase NadA, with the protein product MTTSETERIVQAEENYKKDPLYIPLTELEQSAFCQTENNLITKPLKEELQSTWINWQKIPESYQNLDANELDRRILKSKAVLGKDLVVLGHHYQRDEVIKYADITGDSYLLSLEASRQNAPYVVFCGVHFMAETADILTSSDQTVILPNMAAGCSMADMAKTNDVNDAWDDIQTITTAVTPVTYMNSTASIKSLCGENNGVVCTSSNAQAVFEWAFNQNEKIFFLPDEHLGRNTGRKLGIPESQMVVWNPFKPMGGLTKEEILSAKILLWKGHCSVHTRFNITQINNAREKFPDVTVLVHPECTNEVVNAADLNGSTEFIIDTVNNSKPGSIFAIGTEINLVNRLANNNPDKQIFCLDSMVCPCATMYRVHPAYLCWVLDSIIEGKPTNIINVDEKTSNFAKLSVNRMLEIK
- the nadC gene encoding carboxylating nicotinate-nucleotide diphosphorylase yields the protein MLLINSQIKTIINEALVEDCYTQDYTTNSLVDSELMGSAIIKAKTNGVICGIPLATAIFHHVDPNLEIKPLIEDGEIVDKNTSILHIKGKISSILISERTVLNFLQRLSGIASETNKYVVEISDINCKIIDTRKTTPGLRQLEKYAVRTGGASNHRMNLSDGILIKDNHIEALKTKGLSLKEGVIIAKNKAPHTLKVEVETENLKQVQEAIDAGADIIMLDNMDIPTIQKAVALINKRAIIEVSGGVNLSTVRKIAEQGVDLISVGAITHSFSSLDISLDIENYIN